A genomic window from Nocardioides rotundus includes:
- a CDS encoding YciI family protein yields the protein MRYLVLLVGDGDEPAWSTLDPDQQAEVMTSFEAFSAACSGREGVQILAGEALAGPDAVTVMRTRGGQVQLTDGPYAEAVEGLGGFYLIEAPDLDVLVELLEVLPDYDIQISPAVDPTG from the coding sequence ATGAGATACCTCGTGCTGCTCGTCGGCGACGGCGACGAGCCCGCATGGTCCACGCTCGACCCGGACCAGCAGGCGGAGGTGATGACGAGCTTCGAGGCCTTCTCCGCCGCCTGCTCGGGCCGCGAGGGCGTGCAGATCCTCGCCGGGGAGGCGCTCGCCGGGCCGGACGCGGTGACCGTGATGCGGACCCGGGGCGGGCAGGTGCAGCTCACCGACGGGCCCTATGCCGAGGCGGTCGAGGGTCTGGGCGGGTTCTACCTGATCGAGGCCCCCGACCTCGACGTCCTGGTCGAGCTCCTGGAGGTGCTGCCCGACTACGACATCCAGATCAGCCCGGCCGTCGACCCGACGGGCTGA
- a CDS encoding MarR family winged helix-turn-helix transcriptional regulator, translating into MAGDRDADRLDVDEVEGAMRTSTLQLLRELLDTAQQSGPSVARRADLGTTEMTALELLSREPRGPGELARNLGVTSAAASGIVDRLVARGHVERQPHALDGRRTQVVLTASGRAEVIGHLMPMFAALHRLDSDLSDADREVVDRYLAGAIDAVRQIL; encoded by the coding sequence ATGGCGGGTGACCGCGACGCGGATCGGCTCGACGTCGACGAGGTCGAGGGGGCGATGCGTACGTCGACCCTGCAGCTGCTCCGCGAGCTGCTCGACACCGCCCAGCAGTCCGGCCCGAGCGTGGCGCGGCGGGCCGACCTCGGGACCACCGAGATGACCGCGTTGGAGCTGCTCAGCCGTGAGCCGCGCGGGCCCGGCGAGCTGGCGCGGAACCTCGGCGTCACCTCGGCGGCCGCCTCCGGCATCGTGGACCGGCTGGTCGCCCGCGGGCATGTGGAGAGGCAGCCGCACGCGCTGGACGGCCGGCGTACCCAGGTCGTCCTCACCGCCTCCGGGCGCGCCGAGGTGATCGGCCACCTGATGCCGATGTTCGCCGCCCTGCACCGGCTCGACTCGGACCTCTCCGACGCCGACCGTGAGGTGGTGGACCGCTACCTCGCCGGCGCGATCGACGCGGTCCGCCAGATCCTCTGA
- a CDS encoding YciI family protein, with translation MSRYLILLPAPEAEWAQLPPEEHEKGQRSHGAFQSDLEDGGHTLLTVSPLEPSAQAVSMRPDGSGAALVTDGPFTESVEQIVGFYLVETDDGPGLRAACERFAARGEHIELRKLAE, from the coding sequence ATGAGCCGCTACCTGATCCTGTTGCCCGCCCCCGAGGCGGAGTGGGCGCAGCTGCCGCCGGAGGAGCACGAGAAGGGGCAGCGCAGCCACGGCGCCTTCCAGTCGGACCTGGAGGACGGCGGGCACACGCTGCTCACCGTCAGTCCGCTGGAGCCGTCCGCGCAGGCCGTCTCGATGCGCCCCGACGGCAGTGGCGCGGCGCTGGTGACCGACGGGCCCTTCACCGAGTCGGTGGAGCAGATCGTCGGCTTCTACCTCGTCGAGACCGACGACGGGCCCGGGCTGCGCGCGGCGTGCGAGCGCTTCGCGGCCCGGGGCGAGCACATCGAGCTCCGCAAGCTGGCTGAGTGA
- a CDS encoding PTS transporter subunit EIIC, with product MSTADASTGASTSGRRRFNLAPLQKFGRSLMLPIASLPAAALLLRLGQPDLLGADGAGWENVAAVVGAAGNALFANLPLLFAVGIAIGMAKKADGSTAMAAVVGYLVFKAVGDAMSPVILGLPEGDAEQELINYGVLGGIVMGLVSGWLWQRYHRLKLPPYLAFFGGRRFVPMATALAGLVLGVLMAFVYPVFDAGITGLGEWVTANTVLGGFVYGTLNRLLIPLGLHHILNNPPWFIFGSYETASGEVVHGDIARFLNGDPTAGAFMTGFFPIMMFALPAAALAIWHTARPENRKLVGGIMLSAGLTAFLTGVTEPLEFAFMFVAWPLYVIHAVLTGTSMALVNWLGIKDGFGFSAGLFDYVLNFNIATQPLWLIPIGLGYAVVYYFLFRFVIQK from the coding sequence GTGAGCACAGCCGACGCCTCCACGGGGGCATCCACCAGCGGACGGCGCAGGTTCAACCTCGCCCCGCTGCAGAAGTTCGGGCGCAGCCTGATGCTGCCGATCGCCAGCCTGCCGGCGGCAGCGCTGCTCCTGCGGCTGGGTCAGCCGGACCTGCTCGGTGCCGATGGAGCAGGGTGGGAGAACGTCGCCGCAGTGGTGGGCGCCGCCGGCAATGCGCTCTTCGCCAACCTGCCGCTGCTGTTCGCCGTCGGCATCGCCATCGGGATGGCCAAGAAGGCCGACGGCTCCACCGCGATGGCCGCAGTTGTCGGCTACCTGGTCTTCAAGGCGGTCGGCGACGCGATGAGCCCGGTGATCCTCGGCCTGCCCGAGGGCGATGCGGAGCAGGAGCTGATCAACTACGGCGTGCTCGGCGGCATCGTGATGGGCCTGGTGTCCGGGTGGCTGTGGCAGCGCTACCACCGGCTCAAGCTGCCGCCGTACCTCGCCTTCTTCGGCGGTCGTCGCTTCGTGCCCATGGCCACCGCGCTCGCGGGTCTCGTCCTCGGTGTGCTAATGGCGTTCGTCTACCCGGTCTTCGACGCCGGCATCACCGGTCTGGGCGAGTGGGTCACCGCGAACACCGTGCTGGGCGGCTTCGTCTACGGCACGCTCAACCGACTGCTGATCCCGCTGGGGCTGCACCACATCCTCAACAACCCGCCGTGGTTCATCTTCGGCAGCTACGAGACCGCCTCGGGCGAGGTCGTGCACGGTGACATCGCGCGCTTCCTCAACGGCGACCCGACCGCCGGCGCCTTCATGACCGGCTTCTTCCCGATCATGATGTTCGCGCTGCCCGCGGCGGCGCTGGCGATCTGGCACACCGCACGTCCGGAGAACCGCAAGCTGGTCGGCGGCATCATGCTCTCCGCCGGGCTGACCGCCTTCCTCACCGGCGTCACCGAGCCGCTGGAGTTCGCGTTCATGTTCGTCGCGTGGCCGCTCTACGTCATCCACGCCGTGCTCACCGGCACCTCGATGGCGCTGGTCAACTGGCTCGGGATCAAGGACGGCTTCGGCTTCTCCGCCGGGCTCTTCGACTACGTGCTGAACTTCAACATCGCCACCCAGCCGCTCTGGCTGATCCCGATCGGGCTGGGCTATGCGGTCGTCTACTACTTCCTGTTCCGGTTCGTGATCCAGAAGTGA
- a CDS encoding YciI family protein, producing MADYTVLIIGAADRWWTSMSLAERKEGYAQYARFNEALAAGGHQITGGGELTATTDARSIPAGGGEVTEGPYAETAEQVGGYYQIRTEDLDGLMECCQIIAGTGDGIEVRPNVDPADRPS from the coding sequence ATGGCTGACTACACCGTGCTGATCATCGGGGCCGCCGACCGGTGGTGGACCTCGATGAGCCTGGCCGAGCGCAAGGAGGGCTACGCGCAGTACGCCCGGTTCAACGAGGCGCTGGCCGCGGGAGGGCACCAGATCACCGGAGGCGGCGAGCTGACCGCCACCACCGACGCCCGCTCGATCCCCGCGGGCGGGGGCGAGGTGACCGAGGGCCCGTACGCCGAGACCGCCGAGCAGGTGGGCGGCTACTACCAGATCCGCACCGAGGACCTGGACGGCCTGATGGAGTGCTGCCAGATCATCGCCGGCACCGGCGACGGCATCGAGGTGCGGCCCAACGTCGACCCCGCGGACCGGCCGTCATGA
- the nagA gene encoding N-acetylglucosamine-6-phosphate deacetylase, producing MVGVGAGDPPAPADLDLGDVLVAPGFVDAHCHGGGGTSFQDGVEAARAVAEVHLRHGTTSVVASLVTDTHERQLAAVRELAPLVRGGVLAGLHLEGPWLAPEHRGAHDPRLLATPSVADARELVAAADGALRMVTIAPELPGASDVIDALVAAGVVVAIGHTGATWEQSTLALAAGATVGTHLFNGMRPVHHREPGPVIALLNSEAFVEVIADGVHLHPSITRRVLADAPDRAVLITDAMAAAGMSDGDYGLGPLRVEVRDGVARLAGGGSIAGSTLTMDAALRHAVLTAGVPLLDALRAATATPARMLGLTDVGELREGARADLVVLDDDLRVRRVMRSGAWVA from the coding sequence GTGGTCGGTGTCGGGGCAGGCGACCCCCCGGCGCCGGCCGACCTCGACCTCGGGGACGTGCTCGTCGCCCCGGGGTTCGTCGACGCCCACTGCCACGGCGGCGGGGGTACGTCGTTCCAGGACGGCGTGGAGGCGGCCCGAGCGGTCGCGGAGGTCCATCTGCGGCACGGCACCACCAGCGTGGTCGCGAGCCTGGTGACCGACACCCACGAGCGGCAGCTGGCCGCGGTGCGCGAGCTCGCACCGCTCGTCCGGGGCGGGGTGCTCGCCGGCCTGCACCTGGAGGGTCCGTGGCTGGCTCCGGAGCATCGCGGCGCCCACGATCCGCGGCTGCTCGCCACGCCCTCGGTCGCCGACGCGCGGGAGCTGGTCGCGGCGGCCGACGGGGCGTTGCGAATGGTCACCATCGCCCCCGAGCTGCCGGGTGCCTCGGACGTGATCGACGCCCTGGTCGCCGCGGGGGTGGTGGTGGCGATCGGGCACACCGGCGCCACCTGGGAGCAGTCGACGCTCGCCCTGGCGGCCGGTGCCACGGTCGGCACGCACCTGTTCAACGGGATGCGCCCGGTACACCACCGCGAGCCCGGCCCGGTGATCGCGCTGCTCAACTCCGAGGCGTTCGTCGAGGTGATCGCCGACGGGGTGCACCTGCACCCCTCCATCACCCGCCGGGTCCTGGCCGACGCCCCCGACCGCGCTGTGCTGATCACCGATGCGATGGCCGCCGCCGGGATGTCCGACGGCGACTACGGCCTCGGTCCGCTCCGGGTCGAGGTGCGCGACGGCGTCGCGCGGCTCGCCGGCGGCGGCTCGATCGCGGGCTCGACGTTGACCATGGACGCGGCCCTGCGGCACGCCGTACTCACCGCCGGCGTTCCCCTCCTCGACGCGCTGCGCGCGGCCACCGCCACGCCGGCCCGGATGCTCGGGCTGACCGATGTCGGCGAGCTCCGCGAGGGCGCCCGCGCCGACCTGGTCGTCCTCGACGACGACCTCCGCGTCCGCCGGGTCATGCGCTCCGGCGCGTGGGTGGCGTGA
- a CDS encoding MMPL family transporter: MPSHRRRAGLLRPATAVVVALLALLVSGVAIGGVAQAERTPDVTDTLPDGYDSTTVAELSEDLPTGEGSVAIVLFTADEGELDQGTQGRLTQVYGDLVERATRDAERAPPSASDGPPLRVSEDGTAALAVVPVPTEGATEVADLVEALRGILADATPDGVTGQLTGPAAIQADLAGVFEGADVTLLAATAGIVAVLLIITYRSPFLWVVPLAVVGVADQLAAVTATHVLARFDLAWDESTVGILSVLVFGAGTDYALLLISRYRDELRTTRSRYAAMAQAVRGTVEAVLASSTTVVLALLILLLSVVPTTRGLGLACAVGVVIAATFAMLVLPCALVLFGRWVFWPLVPKVGDPALVESRTSLWRRLGERVAARPAWFATAAVLVVALLASGVPQVQQGLSQSDQFLETPESITAAERLGESFPAGIVDPTTVLTRNDPEEVAAAAASTPGVTSAEVTTRGEDLARVDVVLEARSGSEAAATAVADLRSALAPYSETWVGGSEAQSLDEDAAADRDRRLLIPMILGLVLLGLILLLRSLVGPLLLVATVVGTFFAALGAAWWVYTGIFDFGAMDVGVPLLAFLFLVALGVDYNIFLVTRALQEARGYGVREGMLRGLTATGGVITSAGILLAAVFAVLGVLPLVVLAQLGIVIFLGVLLDTLLVRTVLVPALSFLLGERFWWPRRVGVEDSPVHRENRHFPAEISAGQ; the protein is encoded by the coding sequence GTGCCATCCCACCGTCGCCGAGCAGGCCTCCTCCGACCCGCGACGGCCGTCGTGGTGGCGCTCCTGGCGCTCCTCGTCTCGGGCGTGGCGATCGGCGGCGTGGCCCAGGCCGAGCGGACGCCGGACGTGACCGACACCCTGCCCGACGGCTACGACTCGACGACGGTCGCCGAGCTGTCCGAGGACCTCCCGACCGGGGAGGGATCGGTGGCGATCGTGCTGTTCACCGCCGACGAGGGGGAGCTGGACCAGGGAACGCAGGGCCGGCTGACGCAGGTGTACGGCGACCTCGTCGAGCGCGCCACCCGCGACGCCGAGCGGGCACCACCGTCGGCGAGCGACGGCCCGCCGTTGCGGGTCAGCGAGGACGGCACGGCCGCGCTGGCCGTCGTACCCGTCCCGACCGAGGGCGCCACCGAGGTCGCCGACCTGGTCGAGGCGCTGCGCGGGATCCTGGCGGACGCCACCCCCGACGGCGTGACCGGCCAGCTCACCGGGCCCGCGGCGATCCAGGCCGACCTCGCCGGAGTCTTCGAGGGCGCCGACGTCACCCTGCTCGCGGCGACCGCCGGGATCGTGGCGGTGCTGCTGATCATCACCTACCGCAGCCCGTTCCTGTGGGTGGTCCCGCTCGCGGTGGTGGGGGTCGCCGACCAGCTCGCCGCCGTCACCGCCACCCACGTGCTGGCCCGCTTCGACCTGGCGTGGGACGAGTCGACCGTGGGCATCCTCAGCGTGCTGGTCTTCGGCGCCGGCACCGACTACGCCCTGCTGCTGATCAGCCGCTACCGCGACGAGCTGCGCACGACCCGGAGCCGGTACGCCGCCATGGCGCAGGCCGTGCGCGGCACCGTCGAGGCGGTGCTCGCCAGCTCGACCACGGTCGTGCTCGCACTGCTCATCCTGCTGCTGTCGGTCGTCCCGACCACGCGCGGACTGGGGCTGGCGTGCGCCGTCGGCGTGGTGATCGCCGCGACCTTCGCGATGCTCGTCCTGCCCTGTGCGCTGGTGCTCTTCGGCCGGTGGGTCTTCTGGCCGCTGGTGCCGAAGGTCGGCGACCCCGCGCTGGTCGAGTCCCGCACCTCGCTGTGGCGCCGTCTCGGCGAGCGGGTCGCCGCCCGACCCGCCTGGTTCGCGACCGCGGCGGTCCTCGTCGTCGCCCTCCTGGCCTCCGGCGTCCCGCAGGTCCAGCAGGGGCTCTCCCAGTCCGACCAGTTCCTGGAGACGCCGGAGTCGATCACTGCCGCGGAGCGGCTGGGCGAGTCCTTCCCTGCCGGCATCGTCGACCCGACGACCGTCCTCACCCGCAACGACCCCGAGGAGGTCGCGGCCGCCGCCGCGAGCACGCCCGGCGTGACGTCGGCGGAGGTCACCACCCGGGGCGAGGACCTGGCCCGGGTCGACGTGGTGCTGGAGGCGCGCTCCGGCAGCGAGGCGGCGGCCACCGCGGTCGCGGACCTGCGGTCCGCGCTGGCGCCGTACTCCGAGACCTGGGTGGGCGGCTCGGAGGCCCAGTCGCTGGACGAGGACGCCGCGGCCGACCGCGACCGGCGGCTGCTCATCCCGATGATCCTCGGCCTGGTGCTGCTCGGCCTGATCCTGCTGCTGCGCTCCCTCGTCGGTCCGCTGCTGCTGGTCGCGACCGTGGTGGGCACGTTCTTCGCGGCGCTCGGCGCGGCCTGGTGGGTCTACACCGGCATCTTCGACTTCGGCGCGATGGACGTCGGGGTGCCGCTGCTCGCGTTCCTGTTCCTCGTGGCGCTGGGCGTGGACTACAACATCTTCCTGGTCACACGGGCGCTGCAGGAGGCGCGGGGGTACGGCGTCCGCGAGGGCATGCTGCGCGGCCTGACCGCCACCGGCGGCGTGATCACCAGCGCGGGCATCCTGCTCGCCGCGGTCTTCGCCGTGCTCGGCGTCCTCCCCCTCGTGGTGCTCGCTCAGCTCGGCATCGTGATCTTCCTCGGCGTGCTGCTGGACACCCTGCTGGTGCGCACCGTGCTGGTGCCCGCGCTGTCGTTCCTGCTGGGCGAGCGGTTCTGGTGGCCACGGCGGGTGGGGGTGGAGGATTCCCCGGTTCACCGGGAAAACAGACACTTCCCGGCCGAAATTTCGGCTGGACAGTGA
- a CDS encoding glucose PTS transporter subunit EIIB has product MSKAEQILAGLGGADNIVEMEACITRLRTEVNDASQVDQAALKAAGAHGVMATGTVIQVVVGPEADTLAEDIEDLM; this is encoded by the coding sequence ATGAGCAAGGCGGAGCAGATCCTCGCGGGCCTCGGCGGCGCGGACAACATCGTGGAGATGGAGGCGTGCATCACCCGCCTCCGGACCGAGGTCAACGACGCCTCGCAGGTCGACCAGGCGGCTCTCAAGGCCGCCGGCGCGCACGGCGTGATGGCGACCGGCACGGTGATCCAGGTGGTGGTGGGCCCGGAGGCCGACACCCTCGCCGAGGACATCGAGGACCTGATGTGA
- a CDS encoding SIS domain-containing protein codes for MVSQMRREIGEQPEALQRTLDALLPQREEVRRLAEGRGRVLFVARGSSDNAAIYGRYLLEAWAGVNAGLAAPSIATHYRTRLDLSDALVVAVSQSGRTAEIVESQAWARECGATTVAVTNDGDSPLATGADLALVTQAGPEIAVPATKSYLGQLAAMAVVGTALAPEPTALDAELARSPEVVARLVDTPVPDAALELLDAAEDLVVSGRGLMLGTALETALKLEETCLQPVRGYSYADLRHGPISVVDTDVVALLLAAPDGPMTGPMTELADDLRGRGARVVGLGGDPAFAAAVDVAVPGPDLSEPLAPLGAIVPSQLLVEAFARRLGLDPDNPRGLSKVTQTDPDSGPQG; via the coding sequence GTGGTCAGCCAGATGCGGCGCGAGATCGGCGAGCAGCCCGAGGCGCTCCAGCGCACCCTGGACGCCCTGCTGCCGCAGCGGGAGGAGGTACGCCGGCTGGCCGAGGGCCGCGGTCGGGTCCTGTTCGTCGCCCGGGGCAGCAGCGACAACGCGGCGATCTACGGCCGCTACCTGCTCGAGGCGTGGGCCGGGGTCAACGCCGGGCTGGCCGCACCGAGCATCGCCACCCACTACCGCACCCGCCTCGACCTGAGCGACGCCCTCGTGGTCGCGGTCTCCCAGTCCGGCCGCACCGCGGAGATCGTGGAGTCCCAGGCCTGGGCGCGCGAGTGCGGGGCCACCACCGTCGCGGTCACCAACGACGGCGACTCCCCGCTCGCGACCGGCGCCGACCTCGCGCTGGTCACGCAGGCGGGCCCCGAGATCGCCGTACCGGCGACGAAGTCCTATCTCGGCCAGCTCGCCGCGATGGCAGTGGTCGGTACGGCGCTCGCTCCCGAGCCCACCGCCCTGGACGCCGAGCTCGCCCGGTCCCCCGAGGTGGTCGCCCGGCTGGTCGACACCCCGGTCCCCGACGCCGCCCTGGAGCTGCTCGACGCCGCCGAGGACCTGGTCGTCAGCGGTCGCGGGCTGATGCTCGGCACCGCCCTGGAGACGGCGCTGAAGCTGGAGGAGACCTGCCTGCAGCCGGTGCGCGGCTACTCCTACGCCGACCTGCGGCACGGGCCGATCTCGGTGGTCGACACCGACGTGGTGGCGCTGCTGCTCGCCGCGCCGGACGGGCCGATGACCGGCCCGATGACCGAGCTCGCCGACGACCTGCGCGGCCGGGGGGCGCGGGTCGTCGGCCTCGGCGGGGACCCGGCCTTCGCGGCGGCCGTGGACGTCGCCGTACCCGGCCCGGACCTCTCCGAACCGCTCGCGCCGCTCGGCGCGATCGTGCCCAGCCAGCTGCTCGTCGAGGCGTTCGCGCGCCGGCTCGGGCTCGACCCCGACAACCCGCGGGGTCTTTCCAAAGTCACCCAGACCGATCCAGACTCAGGACCCCAGGGCTGA
- a CDS encoding GntR family transcriptional regulator — protein sequence MSLLITDGPRPKHVQLRDALAELAASELAPDTAIPSERELMETYGVSRATVRKAIDALVVDGLLQRIHGKGTFVSRPRLESRLHLASFSQDMRRRGLTPSTRLLALEAERPPGEVTAALGLRAREQAWRVDRVRLADGQPIAVEYGWYPMRLFPDLDTVDLSGSLYTVMADHGRHVDAAEQTLWGEAADRTMARLLSAPEHTPLLVFRRVASSGGTPVEHVVSRYRGDRYQVHMSLAAGDLGRAPSTTDEGKVQ from the coding sequence GTGTCGCTGCTCATCACCGACGGCCCCCGGCCCAAGCACGTCCAGCTGCGCGACGCGCTAGCCGAGCTGGCCGCCAGCGAGCTCGCGCCCGACACCGCCATCCCCTCCGAGCGCGAGCTGATGGAGACGTACGGCGTCTCCCGCGCCACCGTGCGCAAGGCGATCGACGCGCTCGTCGTCGACGGACTGCTGCAGCGGATCCACGGCAAGGGGACGTTCGTGTCCCGGCCGCGGCTGGAGAGTCGGCTGCATCTGGCCAGCTTCAGCCAGGACATGCGGCGTCGAGGCCTGACCCCCTCGACCCGGCTGCTCGCCCTCGAGGCCGAGCGCCCGCCCGGCGAGGTGACCGCGGCCCTCGGGCTGCGGGCGCGGGAGCAGGCGTGGCGGGTGGACCGGGTGCGGCTGGCCGACGGTCAGCCCATCGCGGTGGAGTACGGCTGGTACCCGATGCGGCTGTTCCCGGACCTGGACACCGTCGACCTGTCCGGCTCGCTCTACACCGTGATGGCCGATCACGGCCGCCACGTCGACGCCGCCGAGCAGACGCTGTGGGGGGAAGCCGCCGACCGGACGATGGCGCGGCTGTTGAGCGCGCCCGAGCACACGCCGCTGCTCGTCTTCCGCCGGGTCGCCTCCTCGGGCGGCACCCCGGTCGAGCACGTGGTCTCGCGCTACCGCGGTGACCGCTACCAGGTCCACATGTCTCTTGCCGCGGGCGACCTGGGCCGCGCACCGAGCACCACCGACGAAGGGAAAGTCCAGTGA
- the pgm gene encoding phosphoglucomutase (alpha-D-glucose-1,6-bisphosphate-dependent) has protein sequence MANDPRAGQPATPEDLVDVAHLVAAYYNLEPDPDDVDQQVAFGTSGHRGTSLKTSFNEIHIAATTQAICDYRAEQGYDGPLFIGRDTHGLSEPAWTTALEVLVANSVDVLVDSRDGFTPTPAVSHAILRANGGRVSGSGLADGIVVTPSHNPPTDGGFKYNPPHGGPADTDATKVIAARANELIRGNIEGVRRVAFEKARRQVGDYDFLGAYVDDLPHVLDLDAVREAGVRIGADPMGGASVAYWGEIADRHGLDLTVVNPLVDPTWRFMTLDWDGKIRMDCSSPYAMASLIEQKDRYAIATGNDADADRHGIVTPDGGLMNPNHFLSVAIEYLFGGGRPDWPAGARIGKTLVSSSMIDRVAEAIGRELVEVPVGFKWFVPGLIDGSFGFGGEESAGASFLRRDGSVWTTDKDGILLALLASEIQATTGSSPSQRYADLVAAHGEPAYARVDAPATREQKAALGALSPDDVTATELAGEPITAKLTEAPGNGAPIGGLKVTTESAWFAARPSGTEDVYKIYAESFRGPDHLAQVQAEAREVVSSALG, from the coding sequence ATGGCCAACGACCCGCGGGCCGGGCAGCCCGCCACCCCCGAGGACCTGGTCGACGTCGCGCACCTCGTGGCGGCGTACTACAACCTCGAGCCGGATCCCGACGATGTCGACCAGCAGGTCGCCTTCGGCACCTCCGGCCACCGCGGCACCTCGCTGAAGACGTCCTTCAACGAGATCCACATCGCCGCGACCACGCAGGCGATCTGCGACTACCGCGCCGAGCAGGGGTACGACGGCCCGCTCTTCATCGGCCGTGACACCCACGGCCTCTCCGAGCCCGCGTGGACCACCGCGCTGGAGGTGCTCGTGGCCAACAGCGTCGACGTACTCGTCGACAGCCGCGACGGGTTCACCCCGACCCCGGCGGTCTCGCACGCGATCCTGCGCGCCAACGGCGGCCGCGTCTCCGGGTCCGGGCTGGCCGACGGCATCGTGGTGACCCCGTCGCACAACCCGCCGACCGACGGCGGGTTCAAGTACAACCCGCCGCACGGCGGGCCGGCGGACACCGACGCCACGAAGGTGATCGCCGCCCGGGCCAACGAGCTCATCCGCGGCAACATCGAGGGCGTGCGACGGGTTGCGTTCGAGAAGGCCCGCCGGCAGGTCGGCGACTACGACTTCCTCGGCGCCTACGTCGACGACCTGCCCCACGTGCTCGACCTAGACGCCGTCCGCGAGGCGGGCGTGCGGATCGGCGCGGACCCGATGGGCGGCGCATCGGTGGCCTACTGGGGCGAGATCGCCGACCGGCACGGCCTGGACCTGACGGTGGTCAACCCGCTGGTCGACCCGACCTGGCGGTTCATGACGCTGGACTGGGACGGCAAGATCCGGATGGACTGCTCCTCGCCGTACGCGATGGCGTCGCTGATCGAGCAGAAGGACCGCTACGCGATCGCGACCGGCAACGACGCGGACGCCGACCGGCACGGCATCGTCACGCCCGACGGCGGGCTGATGAACCCCAACCACTTCCTCTCGGTGGCGATCGAGTACCTCTTCGGCGGGGGCCGGCCGGACTGGCCCGCGGGTGCCCGGATCGGCAAGACCCTCGTCTCCTCCTCGATGATCGACCGGGTGGCCGAGGCCATCGGCCGCGAGCTGGTCGAGGTCCCGGTCGGCTTCAAGTGGTTCGTGCCCGGGCTGATCGACGGCTCCTTCGGCTTCGGCGGGGAGGAGTCGGCCGGCGCGTCGTTCCTCCGCCGCGACGGGTCGGTGTGGACCACCGACAAGGACGGCATCCTGCTGGCGCTGCTGGCATCGGAGATCCAGGCCACGACGGGCTCCTCGCCCTCGCAGCGGTACGCCGACCTGGTGGCGGCCCACGGCGAGCCGGCGTACGCCCGGGTCGACGCCCCCGCCACTCGCGAGCAGAAGGCCGCCCTGGGCGCGCTCTCGCCCGACGACGTGACCGCCACCGAGCTGGCGGGCGAGCCGATCACCGCCAAGCTCACCGAGGCGCCCGGCAACGGCGCCCCGATCGGCGGGCTGAAGGTCACCACCGAGTCCGCCTGGTTCGCCGCCCGGCCCAGCGGAACCGAGGACGTCTACAAGATCTACGCCGAGTCCTTCCGCGGCCCCGACCACCTGGCTCAGGTCCAGGCCGAGGCGCGCGAGGTCGTCTCCTCGGCGCTGGGCTGA